A single genomic interval of Terriglobales bacterium harbors:
- a CDS encoding PIG-L family deacetylase, which yields MLRLLCVTAHPDDEAGNFGGSLALYHDRGIETHVICLTPGQAATNRGGARSDQELATLRRKEFAASCAILKVTHCEVLDYADAHLHRIDLYSVVAELTARIRKIRPQVVASFGPDGGVTGHPDHAMAGVFTSLAFEWAGRTNVFPEQLKDSVKPYLAQKLYYSTAGIVLPNRQPTAPPPSTCIIEIGNYLEIKIKAFQAHSSQSPLFPIFQNTVRQRGTREMFHLVATRTPRQIEQETDLFAGVTED from the coding sequence ATGCTGCGACTGTTGTGCGTCACCGCCCATCCGGATGATGAAGCCGGCAATTTCGGAGGATCGCTGGCGCTCTACCACGACCGCGGAATCGAAACCCACGTCATCTGCCTGACTCCGGGACAAGCAGCGACGAATCGGGGCGGGGCGCGAAGCGATCAGGAACTGGCAACGCTGCGCCGCAAGGAGTTCGCAGCCTCCTGCGCAATCCTGAAGGTTACGCACTGCGAAGTCCTCGATTACGCGGATGCGCATCTGCACCGTATTGACCTATACAGCGTTGTCGCTGAATTAACAGCACGCATCCGCAAGATTCGGCCTCAAGTGGTAGCCAGTTTTGGCCCTGATGGCGGCGTTACCGGCCATCCGGACCATGCCATGGCGGGAGTATTCACCAGCCTCGCATTCGAATGGGCAGGACGAACCAATGTTTTTCCAGAGCAGCTGAAGGACTCTGTGAAGCCCTATCTGGCACAGAAGTTGTACTATTCCACCGCCGGGATAGTGCTGCCGAACCGGCAACCTACTGCACCCCCACCAAGTACCTGCATTATAGAGATCGGCAATTATCTGGAGATAAAGATCAAAGCCTTCCAGGCACATTCCAGCCAGTCGCCGCTGTTCCCTATTTTCCAGAACACCGTCCGGCAACGCGGGACTCGCGAGATGTTTCACCTGGTGGCGACAAGGACTCCTAGACAAATAGAACAGGAAACGGATCTCTTCGCGGGAGTCACAGAGGACTAG
- a CDS encoding M61 family peptidase, protein MFLGRVRRFFAVVVLLFVTNALLAKDGPTVKLSVDATEAARKIFHAHMVIPASPGTLTLYYPKWIPGEHGPDGPISDLAGLKFTANGQTLSWRRDLLDMFTFHITVPPGVTSVEASLDYLSPAVASGFSGGSSATAQMAVVSWNQVLLYPSGFTADRITFNADLRLPTGWKFGTALPIANQTGDQASFKPVSLYTLVDSPVIAGANYRVMPLTAAGRTPPVEMDIAADSAAALDAPAEVWDHYKNLAQQAYALFGAQHYLDYHFLFSLSDHVAHFGLEHHESNDSRIGERGIIDDDERKLSAGLLPHEYVHSWNGKYRRPADLATPEYQTPMKTDMLWVYEGLTSYLGDVLTARSGLWTPDQYRDELALIAAQLDHRPGRTWRDLQDTADAAQTLYFSPPQWDSWRRGTDFYDEDVLTWLWADVILRQQTHNSKSLDDFCKLFLGAPSGPPAVKTYTFDDIVNALNQAAPYDWRGYWTTRLRGKSPHAPLGGIEGSGWHVAYDENQSEMAKAREGQDKEIDAQYSVGLLLQDTGVIVDTIHGMVAAQAGIGPGMKVIAVNGRKFSSEIWHAALKATKNASGPLELLVENTDYIKSYALNYHEGEKYPHLVRDNGKPDLLTDIIKPH, encoded by the coding sequence ATGTTCTTGGGGCGGGTGCGTCGATTCTTTGCGGTCGTAGTTCTCTTATTTGTAACGAACGCTTTGCTGGCCAAGGACGGCCCAACGGTGAAGCTTTCCGTGGACGCAACCGAGGCGGCGCGGAAGATCTTTCACGCGCACATGGTTATTCCTGCCAGCCCTGGCACCCTTACTCTCTATTATCCTAAGTGGATTCCCGGCGAACACGGACCCGATGGTCCGATCAGCGATTTGGCAGGACTGAAGTTCACCGCTAATGGCCAAACCCTTTCCTGGCGGCGAGACCTGCTGGACATGTTCACGTTTCATATCACCGTTCCGCCGGGAGTGACCTCGGTGGAAGCGTCACTGGATTATCTTTCACCCGCGGTGGCGAGCGGTTTTTCGGGGGGGTCGTCAGCCACCGCACAAATGGCGGTGGTTAGCTGGAACCAGGTGCTTCTCTATCCCAGCGGTTTTACTGCCGACCGGATAACTTTCAATGCCGACTTGCGCTTGCCCACCGGATGGAAATTTGGGACGGCACTGCCGATCGCGAATCAAACCGGCGACCAGGCCAGCTTCAAGCCCGTCTCGCTTTATACGCTCGTAGATTCTCCCGTGATCGCTGGGGCGAACTATCGTGTGATGCCCCTCACTGCGGCCGGACGAACTCCACCGGTCGAAATGGACATCGCTGCTGACAGCGCCGCCGCACTCGATGCGCCTGCGGAAGTTTGGGACCACTACAAAAACCTGGCGCAGCAGGCTTATGCTCTATTTGGTGCGCAGCACTACCTCGACTACCACTTTCTCTTCAGCTTGAGCGATCACGTCGCTCACTTCGGCTTGGAGCATCACGAATCTAACGATAGCCGCATTGGCGAACGCGGAATCATAGATGACGACGAGCGCAAGCTCAGCGCCGGCCTGCTGCCGCACGAATATGTGCACTCGTGGAATGGCAAGTATCGCCGACCAGCGGACCTCGCCACGCCGGAATATCAGACGCCCATGAAGACAGACATGCTGTGGGTGTATGAGGGGCTGACCTCCTATCTGGGAGACGTCCTGACGGCGCGTAGCGGGTTATGGACTCCAGATCAGTACCGTGATGAACTGGCGTTGATCGCAGCCCAATTGGACCATCGCCCTGGCCGCACCTGGCGCGATTTGCAGGACACCGCCGATGCCGCGCAGACTCTCTATTTTTCGCCGCCGCAGTGGGATTCCTGGCGACGTGGGACTGACTTTTACGATGAAGACGTGCTCACCTGGCTGTGGGCGGATGTGATCCTCCGCCAGCAGACTCACAACAGCAAATCGCTTGATGACTTCTGCAAACTCTTCCTCGGAGCGCCGAGCGGTCCTCCGGCGGTGAAAACTTATACATTCGACGACATAGTGAATGCGCTCAATCAGGCAGCTCCCTACGATTGGCGCGGATATTGGACGACGCGGCTCCGCGGCAAATCGCCGCATGCTCCGCTGGGCGGCATTGAAGGAAGTGGATGGCACGTGGCGTATGACGAGAATCAGTCTGAAATGGCGAAAGCCCGCGAGGGCCAGGACAAGGAAATAGACGCGCAGTATTCAGTTGGATTGCTGCTACAGGACACCGGAGTCATCGTTGACACAATCCATGGCATGGTGGCGGCCCAGGCAGGTATCGGTCCCGGAATGAAGGTGATTGCGGTGAACGGACGTAAGTTCTCATCAGAAATTTGGCACGCCGCACTGAAGGCGACCAAAAATGCCAGCGGCCCCCTGGAACTACTGGTCGAGAACACCGATTACATCAAGAGTTATGCGCTGAATTACCACGAAGGCGAGAAATATCCGCATCTTGTCCGCGACAACGGCAAACCAGACTTGCTGACCGATATCATCAAGCCGCATTAA
- the tmk gene encoding dTMP kinase, giving the protein MAERKGTFITIEGLDGCGKSTQLEKLAAVLRADGLDVVATREPGGTAVGEKIRGVLLDSSTAGLSPWAELALMFASRAQHLKEVILPGLQAGRIVLCDRFTDSTEAYQGGGRRLGSEPVLTLHRTLCGNLQPDLTILMDSEVSASVARARRRNQSRPGDQADENRFEQESRAFFERVRNAYLAIARREPHRFFVVDARRQPDVVHADIVKAVREKLRLAARTA; this is encoded by the coding sequence GTGGCCGAGCGCAAAGGTACGTTCATTACCATCGAAGGGCTTGATGGCTGCGGCAAGAGCACGCAACTGGAGAAGCTCGCGGCTGTACTGCGTGCTGACGGACTCGACGTCGTCGCTACTCGCGAGCCGGGAGGCACCGCAGTAGGAGAGAAAATTCGCGGCGTGCTGCTGGATTCGTCCACCGCCGGACTCTCCCCATGGGCTGAACTTGCGCTGATGTTCGCTTCCCGTGCGCAGCACCTGAAAGAGGTGATCCTGCCGGGGCTACAGGCGGGTCGAATCGTGTTGTGCGACCGCTTTACCGACTCCACGGAAGCCTACCAAGGGGGCGGCAGGCGACTAGGTAGTGAGCCGGTGCTCACCCTGCATCGGACTTTGTGCGGTAATCTGCAGCCAGACTTGACCATCCTCATGGATTCCGAGGTTTCGGCCAGCGTGGCCCGCGCTCGGCGGCGCAATCAGTCCCGTCCAGGGGACCAAGCCGACGAGAATCGTTTTGAGCAGGAGAGTCGAGCGTTCTTCGAGCGCGTACGGAATGCATATTTGGCCATAGCGCGCCGCGAGCCCCACCGGTTCTTTGTGGTGGACGCTCGCCGACAACCCGACGTGGTCCATGCCGATATCGTGAAGGCGGTCCGCGAAAAGTTGCGGCTGGCCGCGAGGACAGCATGA
- a CDS encoding DNA polymerase III subunit delta' → MPFSDFHGNEEVVRRLRGMLGRDRLPHAVILSGARGAGKYTLAQMMAKAMNCLSPPATKDGLPDFCGTCKNCIRIAQADDLEARCAEAVEARESMRDADKRETRILIQTHPDVLIIPPDPPQMLIKVDQVRHVIGGIYYRPSEGRQRVYIFTTAALMKEAANSLLKVLEEPPEFATIFLLAENPGQLLPTIRSRSVTLSLAALPVEAIERDLAERRPQWTPKQRALVARLAEGAIGRARGFDLTTYTEARTDALTLLNSAIAAADHSALFRVTETYRAGAEGQEKTQRLIRAIYSLLQDLIFIDAGLPELVRNTDIAGELKKMAKAVDFAWLSAASARLGEVESGMRRNLLRSLSLDAFATALEKG, encoded by the coding sequence ATGCCCTTCTCCGACTTCCATGGCAACGAAGAAGTAGTCCGGCGCCTGCGGGGCATGCTGGGGCGTGATCGGCTTCCGCATGCGGTAATCCTGTCAGGGGCGCGCGGAGCTGGAAAGTACACCCTGGCCCAGATGATGGCCAAGGCGATGAATTGTCTTTCGCCGCCGGCCACAAAAGATGGCCTGCCGGATTTCTGCGGGACATGCAAGAACTGCATCCGCATAGCTCAAGCGGACGATTTAGAGGCACGCTGCGCCGAAGCGGTTGAAGCACGGGAGAGCATGCGTGACGCCGACAAGCGCGAGACGCGCATTCTGATCCAAACCCACCCCGATGTGCTGATCATCCCTCCCGATCCGCCGCAGATGCTGATCAAGGTGGACCAGGTAAGGCATGTGATCGGAGGTATCTACTACCGGCCCAGCGAAGGCAGGCAGCGGGTGTACATCTTTACCACTGCGGCGCTTATGAAGGAGGCGGCGAATTCCCTGCTCAAAGTGCTTGAAGAGCCGCCGGAGTTTGCCACCATTTTCCTGCTGGCAGAAAATCCCGGACAGTTGCTCCCGACCATCCGCTCACGCTCGGTCACACTTTCTCTGGCGGCACTTCCGGTCGAAGCCATTGAGCGTGACCTGGCAGAGAGGCGTCCGCAATGGACACCCAAGCAACGCGCGCTGGTGGCACGCCTGGCTGAAGGCGCGATCGGACGGGCCCGCGGCTTTGATTTGACCACCTACACCGAAGCCCGCACCGATGCCTTGACACTCCTGAATTCGGCCATTGCGGCTGCCGACCACAGTGCACTGTTCCGGGTCACCGAGACTTATCGGGCCGGAGCAGAAGGCCAGGAAAAGACCCAACGGCTCATCCGGGCGATTTACTCGCTCTTGCAGGACCTCATCTTCATAGACGCCGGCCTCCCTGAACTGGTGCGCAACACCGACATTGCCGGCGAGCTCAAAAAGATGGCCAAAGCAGTGGACTTTGCGTGGCTCTCCGCGGCGAGTGCGCGGCTGGGAGAGGTTGAAAGCGGCATGCGGAGGAACCTGCTGCGCTCGCTCTCCTTGGACGCGTTCGCCACCGCGTTAGAAAAAGGTTAA
- a CDS encoding RNA chaperone Hfq, with translation MKESLDATAVGRALETEEFSNRRLIRPTFNRAEHNHNRVEPAGERRDRPERTAAMSPRKSAPPEQTNAENFYYQKQMQSKTPMVLVLRDGEEIHGIIEWYDRNCIKVNRNGQPNLMIYKPSIKYLYKESENGKRHGQ, from the coding sequence ATGAAGGAAAGTCTGGATGCAACGGCCGTCGGACGCGCCCTGGAAACAGAAGAATTTTCCAATCGCCGACTGATTCGCCCCACATTCAATCGCGCCGAGCACAACCATAACCGCGTTGAGCCTGCGGGTGAGCGCCGCGACAGGCCCGAGCGTACTGCTGCCATGAGCCCGCGTAAGAGTGCCCCTCCCGAACAGACCAATGCTGAGAACTTCTATTATCAGAAGCAGATGCAGAGCAAGACGCCAATGGTCTTGGTGCTGCGCGATGGGGAAGAGATTCATGGAATTATCGAATGGTATGACCGGAACTGCATTAAGGTAAATCGCAACGGCCAGCCCAACCTGATGATCTACAAGCCCTCCATAAAATACCTGTACAAAGAAAGCGAAAACGGCAAGCGCCACGGCCAGTAA
- a CDS encoding HU family DNA-binding protein: MIKLDIINEVVNKTGITKTKAELAVETVFESMKKALSHGDRIELRGFGVFNVRPRKTGIGRNPRTGAEVSIPPGKAVRFKPGKELQSID, from the coding sequence GTGATCAAGCTAGACATCATCAACGAAGTCGTGAATAAGACGGGAATCACCAAGACCAAGGCCGAATTGGCGGTTGAGACCGTCTTCGAGAGCATGAAAAAGGCGCTATCTCACGGCGATCGCATTGAACTGCGGGGGTTTGGAGTTTTCAACGTACGCCCCCGCAAGACCGGCATCGGGCGCAACCCACGCACCGGAGCCGAAGTCAGCATCCCACCTGGAAAAGCTGTACGCTTCAAGCCCGGCAAGGAACTTCAATCCATAGACTAA
- a CDS encoding site-2 protease family protein — protein sequence MSEPFSPTSATYEIPAPVEVFTVRPPRRRYWLHALLFLATVFTTLVVGARMEDNFLNNRPTFSRESDSLPLFPVVWTLQHPSRLLLGVPFAATLMLILLAHEMGHYLYCLKYGVYATLPFFIPAPTPIGTLGAFIRIRSPIRSRSALFDIGIGGPIAGFVVAVITLVFAFSLSKPLNPAIPPSDIQLGYPLIFHLVYRLMGAWLPGSVGGVALNELHLHPTAIAAWVGMFATALNLLPGGQLDGGHIIYAVWPRAHRHVTRVTIAMLLTLGTIAVLRDFRFIGGRWSGWEGWLVWAVLVGLTGMRHPQTIPWPGLDNKRKLLAVVALGMLILTFVAAPLQQTVWR from the coding sequence ATGTCCGAACCTTTTTCGCCAACTTCTGCTACTTACGAGATCCCTGCGCCGGTTGAAGTCTTTACCGTCCGGCCCCCTCGCCGGCGTTATTGGCTGCACGCCTTGCTGTTTCTGGCTACCGTCTTCACCACCCTGGTGGTAGGCGCCCGCATGGAGGACAACTTCCTCAATAACCGACCCACTTTTTCTCGTGAATCCGATAGTCTGCCTTTGTTTCCTGTGGTCTGGACATTGCAACACCCCTCTCGGCTGCTACTCGGAGTTCCGTTCGCGGCCACCCTCATGCTGATCCTGTTGGCCCACGAGATGGGACACTATCTCTACTGTCTGAAATACGGTGTTTACGCGACGCTTCCGTTTTTTATTCCAGCCCCTACCCCGATCGGCACGCTGGGGGCATTTATTCGGATTCGATCACCCATTCGCTCACGTTCGGCGCTTTTCGATATCGGCATTGGCGGGCCGATCGCTGGATTCGTTGTTGCAGTGATCACGCTTGTATTCGCCTTTTCGCTTTCCAAGCCGCTAAATCCGGCCATCCCACCTTCGGACATTCAGTTGGGCTACCCGCTCATCTTTCATTTGGTGTACCGCCTAATGGGCGCGTGGCTGCCGGGCTCGGTAGGAGGCGTAGCCTTAAACGAACTGCACCTACACCCCACAGCCATCGCCGCCTGGGTCGGAATGTTCGCTACGGCCCTGAATTTATTGCCCGGTGGTCAGCTCGACGGGGGGCACATTATCTATGCCGTCTGGCCGCGCGCACACCGTCATGTGACGCGCGTCACGATTGCGATGTTATTGACACTCGGAACAATAGCCGTGTTGCGCGACTTCCGTTTCATTGGAGGCCGCTGGTCAGGTTGGGAGGGCTGGCTGGTTTGGGCGGTCCTGGTCGGCCTCACGGGAATGCGGCATCCGCAGACGATTCCCTGGCCAGGACTGGACAACAAGCGCAAGCTGCTGGCGGTCGTAGCATTAGGAATGCTCATCCTCACCTTCGTTGCCGCTCCCTTGCAGCAAACAGTCTGGCGCTAG
- the priA gene encoding primosomal protein N' has protein sequence MPEFCDIALPVPLDTTFTYRIPAVPPDIEEANGNQPVVGGRVLVPFREQRLSGVVVSLHDREPTVQTKAVLKVLDAVPVLNPDLMRLAQWISEYYLAPLGEVFRTMLPLAAEFKRDRGYQIADAGRLALHLAGMSGASTRSHKPEAELAAEYEVLEYLAEREIAREGSLISGTSANKATLDALARRKWISRHDLSATREAGRTIKVATLVTPLAEHNPARALNPNQRTIVEAIANAGGKLQVESLRELKVPRSTLQTLAKRGLVEISEQPAGFSVSTMRPRLSPSEFQFTAAQQNALTHINSAVEERKFAGFLLHGVTGSGKTAAYLASMQAVLQAGRSAILLVPEIGLTPAVAADLHRIFADQVAILHSGLSDQERAEQWHRIHRGEARIVVGTRSAVFAPVTDLALMVVDEEQDGSYKQEEMPRYNARDVAVMRAKMTGAVVVLGSATPSLESYYNAQNSKYSLIELPDRVEKRPLPEVEIVDMRTEFQETGAEQVISRKLAAEIAERLTRGEQVMILLNRRGYSPVVLCRACGHTVECENCAIAMTHHKSARRLECHYCGQSQPVPKTCAKCGSEYVQFVGTGSEKLEELLRGMFPQARIGRLDRDTVRGRHDFERMLNALDAGELDLLVGTQMIAKGHDVHGVTLVGVVGADIALGLPDFRAAERTFQLLTQVAGRAGRGGTPGKVVLQTYFPDHYAVQFAAQHDFRGFYDKELRYRSWMHYPPFGALANVLVCSPKLDDALKYSGLLGRWFEKTSHVGVRVLGPAAAPIVRLKRDYRYHFVLKSSSRQKLNSLLRAMLAVAAQEKMPHTSIIVDVDALWLL, from the coding sequence ATGCCTGAGTTCTGCGACATCGCGCTGCCCGTCCCGCTGGACACCACCTTCACGTACCGCATTCCTGCAGTTCCTCCTGACATAGAGGAGGCGAACGGTAACCAGCCCGTAGTGGGTGGACGAGTGCTCGTCCCATTTCGCGAGCAACGGCTCTCGGGAGTGGTAGTTTCCCTGCACGATCGTGAGCCCACGGTCCAGACCAAGGCCGTGCTTAAGGTCTTGGACGCTGTCCCGGTGCTCAATCCGGACCTGATGCGCCTGGCGCAATGGATCTCGGAATATTACCTGGCTCCTCTCGGAGAAGTTTTTCGAACCATGCTGCCCCTGGCTGCGGAATTTAAGCGCGATCGCGGTTACCAGATCGCTGATGCGGGCCGGCTGGCATTGCACCTGGCTGGAATGTCGGGTGCTTCAACCAGATCACACAAGCCCGAGGCCGAACTGGCTGCCGAATACGAGGTGCTCGAATATCTGGCGGAACGCGAGATCGCGCGCGAAGGCAGCCTAATCTCGGGGACAAGTGCCAACAAAGCCACTCTTGACGCGCTAGCCCGCCGCAAGTGGATCTCACGCCATGATCTCTCTGCAACCCGGGAGGCGGGCCGAACAATCAAAGTTGCCACCCTGGTCACGCCGCTTGCCGAACATAACCCTGCCCGAGCGCTGAACCCTAACCAACGAACGATTGTCGAAGCTATCGCGAATGCGGGCGGAAAGCTGCAGGTTGAGAGTCTGCGCGAGCTGAAGGTTCCGCGCTCCACTTTGCAGACACTGGCCAAGCGCGGCCTGGTCGAGATCAGTGAGCAACCGGCAGGATTCAGCGTTTCCACGATGCGCCCCCGGCTTTCACCAAGCGAATTTCAATTCACCGCAGCGCAGCAAAATGCGCTTACCCATATTAATTCTGCAGTCGAGGAGAGAAAATTCGCTGGTTTTCTCTTGCACGGCGTAACCGGTTCAGGCAAGACCGCGGCGTATCTGGCCAGCATGCAAGCCGTGTTGCAGGCTGGACGTTCCGCCATCCTGCTGGTGCCGGAGATCGGTCTGACCCCCGCGGTGGCGGCCGACCTGCACCGCATCTTCGCTGACCAGGTTGCAATACTGCACTCCGGCCTTTCAGACCAGGAACGCGCAGAGCAGTGGCATCGCATTCATCGAGGCGAAGCGCGCATTGTGGTGGGCACTCGCTCTGCTGTGTTCGCGCCGGTAACGGACCTTGCGCTCATGGTGGTGGACGAAGAGCAGGATGGCTCTTACAAGCAAGAAGAAATGCCCCGCTATAACGCAAGGGACGTAGCCGTGATGCGCGCCAAAATGACGGGCGCGGTGGTGGTACTTGGGTCGGCAACCCCGTCTCTCGAATCCTATTACAACGCTCAGAACAGCAAGTACTCACTGATTGAGCTGCCGGACCGGGTGGAGAAGCGGCCGCTTCCAGAAGTTGAAATCGTTGACATGCGGACTGAGTTCCAGGAAACCGGTGCTGAGCAGGTGATCTCGCGCAAGCTGGCGGCGGAGATTGCTGAACGGCTCACGCGCGGCGAGCAAGTCATGATATTGCTCAATCGCCGCGGGTATTCGCCAGTCGTTCTCTGCAGGGCCTGCGGCCACACTGTGGAGTGCGAAAATTGCGCGATTGCCATGACCCATCACAAGAGTGCTCGCCGTCTGGAATGCCACTATTGCGGGCAGAGTCAGCCGGTGCCGAAAACCTGCGCCAAGTGTGGCAGTGAGTACGTCCAATTCGTCGGCACCGGGTCGGAGAAGTTGGAAGAGCTACTGCGTGGCATGTTTCCGCAGGCGCGCATCGGGCGACTGGATCGGGATACCGTCCGTGGACGCCACGATTTCGAGCGCATGTTGAATGCGCTTGACGCCGGAGAACTCGACCTCCTGGTGGGCACACAAATGATTGCCAAGGGCCATGACGTGCACGGAGTGACCCTGGTGGGAGTGGTAGGGGCGGACATTGCGCTCGGTCTGCCTGACTTCCGCGCTGCTGAGCGCACGTTCCAGCTCCTGACGCAAGTTGCGGGGCGGGCCGGGCGCGGCGGCACTCCGGGCAAGGTTGTTCTGCAGACGTACTTTCCCGATCATTATGCGGTGCAGTTTGCTGCCCAGCATGACTTCCGCGGTTTCTACGATAAAGAACTCCGTTACCGCAGCTGGATGCACTATCCGCCTTTCGGTGCGCTCGCCAACGTATTGGTGTGTAGTCCCAAACTGGATGATGCGCTGAAATATTCTGGATTGCTGGGACGCTGGTTTGAGAAGACCTCGCATGTAGGAGTGCGAGTGCTCGGTCCCGCGGCAGCGCCCATCGTGCGCCTTAAGCGCGACTACCGCTACCACTTTGTACTGAAATCTTCCAGCCGCCAAAAGCTCAACTCACTGCTGCGCGCCATGCTGGCTGTCGCTGCCCAGGAAAAAATGCCGCACACCAGCATTATTGTGGATGTAGACGCTCTCTGGCTGCTGTAG
- a CDS encoding uracil-DNA glycosylase, with product MAGFLDPKLREQLSARLDYYREMGIYDFYRRPPSAVLTAIAESEQGMNAQESTKMISVSKVGEEVFASQTSALGTAQPSAPRKNVATELKLIREDLGDCTRCVLHKQGRKQIVFGVGDPNADLMFIGEAPGADEDQQGIPFVGRAGQLLTNMILAMGLKREDVYIANIIKCRPPGNRTPERDECETCSPFLMRQIAAICPKVIVALGAVAAKTLLAINAPMAELRGRWYDFNPRVESNGRPNSAPPPVKLAVTYHPAFLLRDPRQKKETWKDLQMVMKYLGLTPPAKAQDPA from the coding sequence ATGGCCGGCTTTCTCGACCCAAAGCTTCGCGAACAGCTATCAGCCCGCCTCGATTACTACCGCGAAATGGGCATCTACGACTTTTATCGCCGGCCGCCCTCGGCTGTGCTGACGGCTATCGCGGAATCGGAGCAGGGAATGAATGCACAGGAAAGCACAAAGATGATTTCCGTGTCCAAAGTTGGTGAGGAAGTCTTCGCGTCGCAGACAAGCGCTCTCGGCACAGCTCAACCCTCGGCACCGCGCAAGAATGTGGCTACCGAGCTGAAGCTTATCCGTGAGGACCTCGGCGACTGCACGCGTTGCGTGCTGCACAAGCAGGGACGCAAACAGATTGTTTTTGGGGTGGGCGATCCCAACGCTGACCTGATGTTCATCGGCGAGGCCCCGGGAGCAGACGAAGATCAGCAGGGTATTCCGTTCGTGGGCCGTGCGGGGCAGTTACTCACGAACATGATCCTGGCAATGGGCCTGAAGCGTGAAGACGTCTATATTGCCAACATAATTAAGTGTCGGCCGCCAGGAAATCGCACTCCGGAGCGCGACGAGTGCGAGACCTGCTCTCCGTTTCTTATGCGCCAAATTGCTGCGATATGTCCTAAAGTTATTGTCGCTTTAGGGGCAGTGGCTGCGAAGACCCTGCTCGCAATCAATGCGCCCATGGCAGAACTGCGTGGCCGATGGTACGACTTCAACCCTCGAGTGGAGAGCAATGGCCGTCCCAATTCAGCGCCTCCACCTGTAAAGTTGGCAGTCACGTATCACCCGGCCTTCTTGCTGCGCGATCCACGGCAGAAGAAAGAAACCTGGAAAGATCTGCAGATGGTGATGAAATACTTAGGTCTGACGCCACCCGCGAAGGCACAAGACCCGGCGTGA
- the coaBC gene encoding bifunctional phosphopantothenoylcysteine decarboxylase/phosphopantothenate--cysteine ligase CoaBC: MKIALGVSGGIAAYKSAEIVRSLQDRGVRVQVVMTRAAQEFVRPLTFAALSGEKVITDLFGSDPGHQPNVESAIEHIAVAQSIDALLVAPATADLIAKFAQGIADDFLSTLYLATTAPVVIAPAMNVNMWQHAATQANLETLRQRGVRIVEPDAGYLACGMTGPGRLASNEAIVAAALEALGAAQDLAAETVLITAGPTREHIDPVRYLTNRSSGRMGYALAEAALRRGAKVLLVSGPVTVQAPGGAELISVETAEQMRDRALSRLGEATVVIATAAVSDYKPKAAARHKIKRGGPMSVDLEPTADVLAEVIRRRDKQLVIGFAAETENVLENARRKLASKSLDAMVVNDVSQPGIGFDSERNAVTILTNDEVIEVPETTKWDVAQRVLDQVVRLRQRRHQPVHAPARVDK, from the coding sequence ATGAAAATTGCCCTGGGCGTGAGCGGCGGCATCGCCGCCTATAAGTCCGCTGAAATCGTGCGCTCGCTGCAGGACCGTGGCGTGCGCGTTCAGGTAGTTATGACTCGCGCTGCTCAGGAATTTGTTCGTCCACTGACCTTTGCCGCCCTTTCGGGTGAAAAAGTTATTACCGACCTATTTGGATCCGATCCTGGCCATCAGCCGAATGTTGAATCTGCCATTGAACACATTGCCGTCGCGCAGAGTATTGATGCGCTATTGGTCGCGCCTGCCACGGCAGACCTAATTGCCAAGTTCGCGCAGGGAATCGCCGATGATTTCCTCTCGACTCTTTATCTCGCGACCACTGCTCCGGTGGTGATCGCGCCAGCGATGAACGTCAATATGTGGCAGCACGCGGCGACTCAAGCGAACCTCGAAACATTACGCCAGCGCGGGGTTCGCATCGTGGAGCCCGACGCCGGATATCTGGCTTGCGGCATGACCGGTCCCGGTCGCTTGGCCAGCAACGAGGCCATTGTCGCCGCCGCACTGGAAGCCTTGGGAGCTGCTCAAGACCTCGCTGCTGAGACAGTGCTCATCACGGCGGGCCCAACCCGCGAACACATTGATCCCGTTCGCTATCTCACCAACCGTTCCAGCGGGCGTATGGGATATGCACTGGCAGAAGCCGCACTACGCCGAGGGGCGAAGGTGTTGCTAGTGAGCGGGCCGGTGACGGTTCAAGCGCCGGGCGGCGCGGAACTGATATCGGTAGAAACTGCCGAGCAGATGCGTGACCGCGCGCTGTCCAGGCTCGGAGAAGCCACAGTCGTAATTGCCACGGCAGCTGTCTCGGATTACAAGCCCAAAGCCGCGGCGCGCCATAAGATCAAGCGGGGTGGCCCGATGTCGGTTGATTTAGAGCCGACGGCAGACGTCCTGGCTGAAGTGATTCGCAGACGTGACAAGCAGTTGGTAATTGGCTTCGCAGCGGAAACCGAGAATGTGCTGGAAAATGCTCGCCGCAAACTTGCCAGCAAGTCCCTCGACGCAATGGTAGTCAACGATGTCTCTCAACCCGGAATCGGATTTGATTCTGAACGCAATGCCGTCACCATTCTGACCAACGACGAAGTAATCGAAGTTCCCGAGACCACCAAATGGGACGTGGCGCAGCGCGTCCTCGACCAGGTGGTCCGCCTGCGGCAGCGCCGCCACCAGCCGGTTCACGCGCCCGCTAGAGTAGATAAGTAA